Proteins encoded in a region of the Panicum hallii strain FIL2 chromosome 3, PHallii_v3.1, whole genome shotgun sequence genome:
- the LOC112886633 gene encoding protein ENHANCED DOWNY MILDEW 2-like isoform X1 gives MKKPRTDYSTCLECLGNPDQARAEHVQSSNQGIGGSVLGNQTPSAPILEETMARRKVTAGEAQRMKKIREIKQRKNRLKAEADSDPIEEYDVCAICDDGGSVACCDGGCQRSFHLVDRGDDSDEEHADCREKLGLTLEQAKMIVNTEEGFICKNCQYKQHQCFACGLLGSSDDTSSQPEVFQCSHDDCAHFYHPKCIAQLLYPNSEEATPFEVEVAAAREKFTCPVHECIVCKGVENKNDRSMQFAVCRRCPTVYHRKCLPSEIIFKSRKGPNGSLQRAWDDILPDRILIFCMKHKIVRKLRTPERNHIIFPEANEQDMPEEIEVRNHQPSSEQTKAPPPAASNQNQCSCSSPLSFAPSSLFTQPYPGSCGWLDD, from the exons ATGAAGAAGCCAAGGACAGATTACTCAACATGTCTAGAATGCTTAG GGAATCCCGATCAAGCTAGGGCAGAGCATGTGCAAAGTTCCAACCAGGGAATCGGTGGTTCTGTTCTCGGCAACCAAACCCCGAGTGCTCCAATCTTGGAGGAGACAATGGCTCGGAGAAAGGTGACTGCAGGGGAGGCCCAGAGGATGAAGAAGATTCGTGAAATCAAGCAAAGGAAAAACAGGCTCAAGGCAGAAGCGGACAGTGACCCAATCGAG GAATATGATGTTTGTGCGATTTGTGACGATGGTGGTTCTGTAGCTTG CTGCGATGGTGGTTGTCAAAGGTCTTTCCACCTAGTTGACCGGGGGGACGACAGTGATGAGGAACATGCAGATTGCAGAGAAAAACTTGGGCTAACTTTAGAACAGGCAAAG ATGATTGTCAACACGGAGGAAGGTTTTATATGCAAGAACTGCCAGTACAAGCAACATCAGTGTTTCGCTTGTGGATTGTTGGGATCTTCTGATGACACATCATCACAACCTGAG GTATTCCAATGTTCGCACGATGATTGTGCGCACTTTTACCACCCTAAATGTATTGCTCAACTGCTATACCCAAATAGCGAAGAGGCCACACCTTTTGAGGTCGAAGTTGCTGCTGCCAGAGAGAAATTCACTTGTCCTGTGCATGAATGTATCGTGTGCAAGGGTGTAGAGAATAAGAATGATAGGAGCATGCAGTTTGCAGTCTGCAGACGCTGCCCAACTGTATACCACCGGAAGTGCTTGCCAAG TGAGATCATTTTCAAATCGAGGAAAGGTCCCAATGGTTCGCTGCAAAGGGCATGGGACGACATTCTTCCTGACCGAATTTTAATATTCTGCAT GAAGCATAAGATCGTAAGGAAACTCCGAACACCCGAGAGGAACCATATCATCTTTCCTGAAGCCAATGAACAAGATATGCCTGAGGAAATTGAGGTGCGCAACCATCAGCCCTCTTCCGAGCAAACTAAGGCACCTCCACCAGCTGCAAGCAACCAGAACCAGTGCTCCTGTTCCAGTCCCCTCTCGTTCGCTCCAAGCTCCTTGTTCACGCAACCATATCCAGGCTCTTGCGGTTGGCTCGATGACTGA
- the LOC112886633 gene encoding protein ENHANCED DOWNY MILDEW 2-like isoform X2, with the protein MARRKVTAGEAQRMKKIREIKQRKNRLKAEADSDPIEEYDVCAICDDGGSVACCDGGCQRSFHLVDRGDDSDEEHADCREKLGLTLEQAKMIVNTEEGFICKNCQYKQHQCFACGLLGSSDDTSSQPEVFQCSHDDCAHFYHPKCIAQLLYPNSEEATPFEVEVAAAREKFTCPVHECIVCKGVENKNDRSMQFAVCRRCPTVYHRKCLPSEIIFKSRKGPNGSLQRAWDDILPDRILIFCMKHKIVRKLRTPERNHIIFPEANEQDMPEEIEVRNHQPSSEQTKAPPPAASNQNQCSCSSPLSFAPSSLFTQPYPGSCGWLDD; encoded by the exons ATGGCTCGGAGAAAGGTGACTGCAGGGGAGGCCCAGAGGATGAAGAAGATTCGTGAAATCAAGCAAAGGAAAAACAGGCTCAAGGCAGAAGCGGACAGTGACCCAATCGAG GAATATGATGTTTGTGCGATTTGTGACGATGGTGGTTCTGTAGCTTG CTGCGATGGTGGTTGTCAAAGGTCTTTCCACCTAGTTGACCGGGGGGACGACAGTGATGAGGAACATGCAGATTGCAGAGAAAAACTTGGGCTAACTTTAGAACAGGCAAAG ATGATTGTCAACACGGAGGAAGGTTTTATATGCAAGAACTGCCAGTACAAGCAACATCAGTGTTTCGCTTGTGGATTGTTGGGATCTTCTGATGACACATCATCACAACCTGAG GTATTCCAATGTTCGCACGATGATTGTGCGCACTTTTACCACCCTAAATGTATTGCTCAACTGCTATACCCAAATAGCGAAGAGGCCACACCTTTTGAGGTCGAAGTTGCTGCTGCCAGAGAGAAATTCACTTGTCCTGTGCATGAATGTATCGTGTGCAAGGGTGTAGAGAATAAGAATGATAGGAGCATGCAGTTTGCAGTCTGCAGACGCTGCCCAACTGTATACCACCGGAAGTGCTTGCCAAG TGAGATCATTTTCAAATCGAGGAAAGGTCCCAATGGTTCGCTGCAAAGGGCATGGGACGACATTCTTCCTGACCGAATTTTAATATTCTGCAT GAAGCATAAGATCGTAAGGAAACTCCGAACACCCGAGAGGAACCATATCATCTTTCCTGAAGCCAATGAACAAGATATGCCTGAGGAAATTGAGGTGCGCAACCATCAGCCCTCTTCCGAGCAAACTAAGGCACCTCCACCAGCTGCAAGCAACCAGAACCAGTGCTCCTGTTCCAGTCCCCTCTCGTTCGCTCCAAGCTCCTTGTTCACGCAACCATATCCAGGCTCTTGCGGTTGGCTCGATGACTGA